The DNA window AACAGGAATACCCTTGCTTAGATCATAGGAAGAAGACAACAGCTGTAAGTGAGTGACCAAATTACTGCAGGATAGAAACAGTGTatatgtcccaaatagcaccctattccctacatggtgtGCCACTTacgaccaggatccatagggctctggttcaacgtagtgcactatgtagggaataatgtgccatttgggacaaagacagtatatatagatTTTACTTATGAAAGTCCGGAGAAAGATCAATCTTCTAGGAATTAATTAAAGACTTAATATCCCTATAAGGGGGTGTTTATGACCTGTAAAAAGTGCCACTGAAAACAAAATATCAAACAGTCAATTCAATTTACTATGCGGACAAATATTCTATATCTATGTTGTAATGTCTCAGAGATAATGCTGCTCCATGCACTCACCTGTTCCACACAGTGCGTGTCCCCACAGTCCACTCTTCATGGCCGACTCTAGGGCCTCATGCGAAAGAACCATAAAGGTGATGTGGAGGAGATGTGAATGAGGCGTGGAGGGAGGCATGGGAAGGCGTGAAGGAACGATGGGAAGGTGTGGGGGAGGTGTGAAGGAACTGTGGGGGGAGACGTGGGGAGGCATGGGGAGGTGTAAGGGACATGTGGGAGAGCTAGCAGAGGGGGATCTGTGAGTCTAAAGTATCTGGTGGAGAAATTAGGAGTTATGATGGAGGCATAGGGCAGGGGTGAAGGAGGTGTGAAAGAACATGGAGGAGACGTGGAAGGGTTGCAGAAGAACACAGTGTCAGGGGTTAGTGTTGGAGGAGTAAGAGGATAGTCCTGGTGTAACATTAGTCAGACAGTAATGTGTCAACTATGCTGTCTTTGTGGTTTTAATCAGTGTCATACACCATCTATTACTCTCAGAATACATAGGAGATTACTTTACCATTAATCTTACTAAATATCTCTGATATAAatagagaggggaacagtgagGAGCGAGACCAAAAAAGAGAAAGACACAGACCGACAAactgagacaggaacagagagttTACCCTGACCTTCTTCCGTCCAGACAGGAGAAGCTTGGCGTATCCCTGCATATCCTTCTCTGTGAACTCAGCTATACAGACACTAGTGGCTGCCCCTGTTAGTAGGTCTGCTCCATCCAAGGCGTTTGTCTCAGGACTGGGGCCCTCGCTCAGATCTATGAGGGTAATGTAAAAATGTAACATTTTTCATCATTAGCAATTATTTacaggctttaaaaaaaatgttttacttaacATAATATGTCCAGTAGACACAAAACATCTTCCTCGGTACGTGTGGTGTGGTGTCCTCGACCTATTAGGGTAGGGGCCTCTGAGCCTTCACTGCCTCCTGAACCATATTGTCCCTGAGAGTTCCTCATCAGCAGCTCTGCCATGTCTGAGCCAACAATACGCTGAATGAATCCATGGAGATTTTAAAAAAAGGGTAATGTTAGAATGAGTTTGTGGGTGGGCACAGCGCTTCACAGATAATGCTGATAATCCAACTTCCACAGACTGGGATAACAATAGATGTTTGTTGCGTGTAGTTTGGGCCATCTTGGCCAATTTGTGATATTTCAAGAGCAATAAGAGAAAGGGGTTTCACCTAATATAAGAGCGTGAAGAGATGTTCACCTACTCCATTTTGGCTGAACAGCAGTACAAGTAGATTCCAAAGGAGGCAGGCAGAGCCCTTGTCATGCAGGCTTCTGCCCTCTGGTGGGCAAAAAAACatggcatctattttgtgcaGGTCTTCCCTTTAAAGGAGAAGAAACTCAAATTAAAAGTAATGCACAGATAAGACGCATAAACCACGCTTCTATCCAGTTAAGTAAAGTCATACCATATACAATTTTGTTGACATGGTgagatctttttgtgtctgtaataTGAATTATGAAagaaatggtggtggaaacaCCTTTATGCAGAAATATTAATATAATAGCCATCATGCCAAAGTCAATTTGGAGTCACAAGGATATGGTGTGTGGTCTTCCCACTATGACTcgggaaaccatacagtttattagactacagattaaataaatgatggGGAACTTCACAGGGTGTTGAAAGTACACAGTGATCTCCTTTCCAATagatatcgagggtcttattctggtggcATGATGATTGAAGCTTGACTGCCGTTttgtaaataaaaataatcttgctcttctccataataataTCATCATGTCGACTAGCCTAGCCGCAGCGTTtgtgcgagctgttggctagagcacacaTGCAAAGACCAGAGTaggaacatttgctatttaacacaacagtttgtgtgacaaaactatcggtggagttgaaaatgcgatggaaacagtTTGAATATTTATTAAAACATAAACGGAAAAATAAATTTGGCGTACAATACATAATCAGTGCCATTACTGTAATTACAGCAATTAGAAACacaacactggtgggaaaataCTTTacgcagattttagaatatttgcatgaaaaccTGTCgacaattggatggaaacctaagTTAGCTACTGACACAATTATGACAAGTAAACCGTCATGTTTTCCATGCGTTTTAAGTGCCTGTTTTTAGTGTCTCAAGAACAGTTTTGTGAGTTGTGGGGAAACAAAACAATTTTGTGAGTAGTTATTTGGTCAGTGTTTTCTACTTTGCATGCATGGCCAATACATAATCACATACAACGTAGTATGCAAGTGCGGATATCGGGTTTGAGACTGTAAAATACATAGCCAGCCGCCCAGGAAATGATCTCATGTCCAACTGCTCCCGTTTCCCCCAGAATGATCtgcagacaaaacaaacagacagccTCTcagtaacacaacaacagaaaCGTCTAACACGCCGGCTCAATGTTGATAAGAACAGCTCAACAGCTCCTCCAATCCAAACGAATCAGCCTGGATGCCTACTGTATTCACTATAATGATTGCGACTCCTTCCTCCTAACCTGCTAATTCAACACGACAATTCTGTCCCGAAGATATACCCAACTCCATACTAATACTTTCCTGCTTTTTTTTAAGACTACCCTGGCAACGTTTTTTTCAAACAGCACCTAGCAACAAATTTAGCtactttaaaaatgtatttggaacTTTTAACAACATTTGAAAAGCTAAAATGCACGCATTTCCCTCTAAATAACACAAAAACAATTTATTTTctgtcacacactcagtcacaacacGCGTGCCTGACTGCAAAAGTGCATTGTGAGTGACGtcagcagcaggcagcaggccAGCAGCAATTTCAGCAAATTGCAAATCATTGTTGGCTGACTGCAGCAGTAGTAGCACATGTTCGACGAGCCAAAcccaatgaatatagttggtcaCGAATGTTTGATCTTGAACATAACTTACAACATCAATCAGCATGTTTCAATCAAAATTGTACAGAAAAGAGTGGAAGTCTGTACctgaacaaatgtcaaatcaTATTTATTGCAGAGATGGCAAGTCAATTTGAGTAACGTTATCGTGTATTCTACGTAATTACGCAGTTTTACGTTATCACGCAATGACATCACAAAGTCATTTAGCAACTTTTAGCAACAAATCAACCTTCCTCGAGCAACTTCCCCTGAAAattagttggcaacactggtCCAGAGCATGAGGTAAAGTGTATTTCAGAGGGGCAGTTGCCTTAGGAACTGCTGCATGCTCTAAGGAGAGAATATGCCGTATTATCATAATTAATATTATCACCTTCATGGGGGATATTGAAAGTGCTGTAATGAGTGTTCATTAGACTTGAGGATGACCTGTTAACATTATTGTGCTCTTTTGTTTTTAGTGGTATACAGCCCTACAGCTAAGTAAGTGTATACCATTATGACCCCTGTTTCTAAGAGACAAACCTACAATATTTGGGTGGAGATTACATGTAACTCAAGGCTTACCTGTGTCTGCTGTGCTCCAGGTGGCTTGTGGGGCAGGTTCAGTCTGTTCAGCACCGTTGATGTACTGGCTCAGCTCATAGCTACTGGAGGACAGGCCTGACGCCTTGAAACTTGCCAGAGTCCCAGGAGCATAACAGGAGGTCTGGAGGACAAGACCAGCCAAACCAAGATAGGAGAATGAGTGCGGATGGGGAACATCATACAACCAAGTTCCTAAAATAAGTATTAAACAGAGTGGGAAAACAGCAACACAGATCTGTACAGTATCTTTGTTAGAAGAAATTCATATAATTTATTGATCATAATATTTAAATGTTTACCTCTGTACCAGCCTCGAACGGCCTTGCGgaaggaatagctacactgtttgtattcggtcatgtttccggtcataCAGCGTTCCTcaattgagttccctgaattcctatcggaccttgtaatagcagataatattctaatttttggtgactttaatattcacatggaaaagtccacagacccactgcaaaaggctttcggagccatcatcgactcagtgggttttgtccaacatgtctctggacctactcactatcacagtcatactctggaccaaGTTTTGTCTCaaggaataaatgttgtggaccttaatgtttttcctcataatcctggactatcggaccaccattttattatgtttgcaataaCTGTATCCATTTCCATGTTTTTCTTTAAGTTTATGAGGATTGTCAGGATGGTCAGCACGTGCCACCTTGCGTCAAACACTGTTGACTGAAAAATCATGCAGTGGAGAAAAGAAACAGCACTGCTGCCTTACATATAGCCGGGCTGGTATAATAAAACCTCCATATTGGGAAAGGAAAAAGTTAGAGGACTGGTGGGAGGCCCATATCACTAGTGTATTTTAAGGACACACATATCTATGAGTGATCAGTTAGGCAATGTTTTAGATATTTCAAGATAGGCTTCCTCAATACAAATAAGCCTATAAATAGTATTCAAGTAGTATATTCGACTCATTCTGCACTATTCTGCACACAACATCAAATAACTATAATGATACAAATTGTTCAAGTGAACAGAAACGTCCACACTACAACAATAACCACAATAACAGTAGAGAACGACAACGCTAGCCGTTGTTGGGATCACTTTTCAATAACGCGTTCTATTGGAGCGTTCTAGGTGCGCGAGGAATAGATGTTAGGAGTGGAGAGGATGTGAGGCAGAGCGCACGGTGAGctttcctgaataactgggcATGTGAGCATATTGGTGTCAGTCAACATTAATTATAGGACGGCTTGGGAGAGAGCACATCTCAGTATCAGAAGACCATATTTCCCCATGTTATCTGTTAACGCTGATACATCCTGACAAAACATACCATATGAGTGACCTGCTAATGTAGCCTACCTTTCTGGACCTTGTAAACGGTCAATAGACCCATAACTGATCCAAATGGTTGCATAAGCAGGCCTAGGCTGTATGCAGTTGTTTCGGCATGAAAGACGCATTCAAAACAGGACCTTTGAGCTGTTATTCAAATTAGCCTATACATCACTGCACTAATCAACTGTGGAGCATTGCGTGCCCGGGGACTGCAGAGTGCAGCCTGGAGGAACGCTCAGATCTGACATTTCATAATCTTTTCACTTTTTTTCTTGCACATTGACAGGTAAAGGTTCATATTTATATTATACCCCTAATATTAAGCTAATTAATGCCCTAATTACTACTTAATATTTAGCTTCTTACTACAcatctctagtctctctcttccaGCTGTTCTCGTGCGACATAGGCTAGGGTATACGCAAGCCTCTGCCATTCCTCTACTCTTGAAATCCCAGGAAAGGCTATATATAGGCTACAAACGCTATATGACATTTATTTTGAACATGTTTTATACTAGGCATAATAGCCAATTCGAGGAGAGAAGGATGCTTGCTCTTGTTAATAGTGGAATGTAAAATATGCCTACAGCATAGGACAAATTAATAGTTGGGGAAagttgaggagagagagtgcATTGACATAATTTTGACCGGTGATCATAACATTGTTGCATGTATTGCGAATGGTTGCACCGGACAGACACAAATAAGATTCAAAATAATTGACAAACATTAGAAAAATGGAAATCACTTGAAAGTCACTTGACAACAAGGCAAGCAATGACATGCTGTACATACACAGGCTAAACGGTGTTTGTTGTTGATACATTTAAATATGAGTTTCAATATTATTTTTCATTACATGTACATTGAAGTGTTATTTGCAGTTGTCACTATGACAATGAACACACCCTGAAAGACCAGATATCTGTGTTACCACCATATTAATAGGCCTAGAGGATGCATTGGATCAGTTGATAGACAGGTGTACAAAATAACCTTACACTTTCCTCTAGAGTGGATGTTTGCCAACAAGTTGTTGTCATGTATATTTGTGTCGTTATAGTAATCGTTCTTGGTGTGGATAGCCTACCATGTAAGCACGGAAATACATTGAGCCACTGATCATTATAACTTTACTATTTTCGCCAACAGGTGTCGCAGTGTACCTCTATAGTTTAATGACGTGGTGATAAGTTGCGGGGCGCTGCGCATTCGCGGGAACCACTTTAAGCATTAGCATGTGACCAATGGGATTGGATATGCAAATATGAGGCGCTCGAACTCCTGTTTCCGCGTTAAATTCGTGGATTGGGAAAGGTGAGAGTAGAGTCAGATGCACAAAGACGAGACGTGCAGACACACACGGACACTAATTTGACTGGGACGTTACTGGAGGGACCATCAGTGAATATTCTGATTTCCACGTGGATAATTTTCCTATGTGCAATATGACTTTTGAGGAAACCAGTGGAGAAAACTCTATAGAAAGGTAAGATTCTCTTTGCAACTTGTTAAATTTGTAACTGCTTGAGCACTAACAGTCAAACTCGTCTCCCTGTATGCACAAGTTTGCCCGAGCATGTCCAATCTAATTTAGCTAACTAGTTGGCAAGTTACAGTAACCTATATAGTTACTTTATATATTGATGCAAGCTGACTAAATAACAATAAAGTCGTATACTTGTCTCAGTATGGTTACCTATTGTTTTGCACCCACAGGATGGATTCGGTGTCTAAAGCATTGGAGGAGGTTATCACCTCCGCGTTACCCCAAGGTTGCGTCACTGTAGGAGTCTATGAGGCAGCAAAGTCACTCAATGTGTAAGTGAAGCACGTTGCAAGAGATTATTAGTCACAGGCATAACGAGAACGTGAACTACTATCCAAAAATACCTATATTCTTAAACGACTAAATACGAGGAGTGAATGAAGTAGCTAAATTATTTTTCAATAGATTATTCTTAAGTTATTAAGCAGTAATACATCTACTCTGAAATAAGTTCATGACTCTATTACTGTAATGTTACTTGATTAGCTAGCTAATTGTATTGAAATTTAATTCACCAGGGACCCGGATAATGTGGTACTGTGCCTCCTGGCCACAGATGAGGAGCAGGTCGTGGACGTGGCTTTACAGATCCACTTCACCCTGATTCAGGCTTTCTGCTGCGAGAACGACATCAACATCCTGCGGGTCAGCAACATGAGGCGCCTCGCTGAGATACTTGGAGGAGTGAAGCCTGGAGAAGAGCCCATGGACCTGCACtgtgtactagttactgtacgtTTCATTACATTGTTCCTACTTCCATATCCCTGGCTTTTCATCTACTGGACTTTGATATAAATTCCTCAGGTGGGGTCTCTGCCGGTGTGGTTCATTATACCAGCTAGACTATAATAAAATGTTTCATGGATGCTAAAGATTTGCAGTTCAGGAACTTTGAGTACAGCATGAAAGGCCTAGCCCTAGATGGATGCAAATACTTGAATTTAACAGCCACCACATCTGGCTTGGTAGTTATGTCTTCATTCATTGCTCGGCTCTTTGAAGGTTGATCCAGCTGACTGCAGCCGCATGATCTGCAGTGTGTCTGTGATGTGGCTTTCCTAGTAGTCTGACGTAGCCTACGCTGGCTGCAGTACTGCGAGTGATCTGACTCCAGTTACTAGGGCTgcgtccaaatggcaccctattccctacataatgcactacattgggccctggtcaacagtagtgtactacatagttcaggggtaggcaaccctgttcctggaatgCCGGAGGTactgcaggattttgttccaactaggcaccacacgtgaccaactgagctaattgatcagttcagtgattACCTAAGTTCAACACCTCGTCTTCCAGGTCAGTTAAACCAAAAACCTGAAGTGCCTGAGGCAccccaggaccagggttgcctaCCCGTTATATcgagaaaagggtgccatttgcgacGTAACCTAGACGTTTGTGGCCAAGTTAGCATAGCGATGTGTACTCTTAACTGCTCTTCCTGTGGGCCGCTAGTACTTTTTCAAACCCACGTTCCAGGAAATAAAGCTTCGCTCATAGGAGAAAGAGGATGAATGATGGCACGTTTACAGAGAGACTCTTAGAATGCAGAAGTCAGCACGGATTCATTTTTATGCCCTGCTCATACACTTCCTTAGTAGTGATCTGATCTGTGAGGCCCACTATCAGGTCATACCTCACGCTGCAGAGAACCCTTATCTGATTATGGTTGTTAAATTGTGTATCCTTCTATTTGATGCATATGTTTAGAAAGCACAGCAATAGGCTAGATGTGTGCTTATTTACTGTGTGCGCAGTCATAATTACCGCACTTGTATAGAACCCTCAGGCCTAACTGATTAGGGCTGTTCTACATTTCTAAGACCTACTTGTCTGTATTTTAATGTATACGTTTACAGAAAGCAGCATTGGCCGAACTGTTTTTGTTTTCCATTTCTTTTCACAGAAGTCAAGCACGTGCAAGGACCCAGCTCTGAGCAAAGTGAATCGCTTCTGTAGAGACAGTCGAATACTGGACCAGTGGGTCCCCATCATCAACTTACCTGACCGATGAACAAGCAGCATGGACTCCACGTGACCACTTTATATTGAAGCACAGCACACTGCACTAGATCTGTGTAATAATGCCTTGGTTGGAACTCATGAACAAACCTCATtcaacagaggggaggagaacaAGAGAACCTGCTGGATCAGTGTGGATTTTATGCTGAGGATTTCAGCTGAGGTAAAGGGATTTAGCATTCTGGATTCCAGGACTGCCAAGGTAACAATGTTATGACTAATGCGAAGGTAGCGATTGGTCGTTGGCATGACTTGATCCTCATGCCCAGGCGCTGCCATTACATACCTTAAGCAGGAAGCTGACTCATGTAAGCACACAGCAGAGCAGACATACACACGTAGTGGTGAGCAGAGCAGAGTGCACAAGGCAGCAAGGGATTGGAATCTCCTGGATGCTCAAAGGACTGACTCCAAGGACCATACTCAAGGACTGAACTAAACCAAACTAGAGTTTTCTGAACTGGACCGGAGTAGTCTGGACTAGTCTGGGACTACAGGATGGATCAAATTTCCATGTGGGTATACTCTGCATGTTAAAGGTTTATGCAATTTTATCAGTAACTTACTGTATTATTCAAcattatgatactgtataaactgAATACAGTACATTACCATAGAATGCACAGTAAAATGCCATATGTTTGTTTTACAGCACACGCAGACCTTTCTGTATTTTCAACAGTAAATGTGT is part of the Oncorhynchus keta strain PuntledgeMale-10-30-2019 chromosome 26, Oket_V2, whole genome shotgun sequence genome and encodes:
- the LOC118358984 gene encoding growth arrest and DNA damage-inducible protein GADD45 alpha, whose amino-acid sequence is MCNMTFEETSGENSIERMDSVSKALEEVITSALPQGCVTVGVYEAAKSLNVDPDNVVLCLLATDEEQVVDVALQIHFTLIQAFCCENDINILRVSNMRRLAEILGGVKPGEEPMDLHCVLVTKSSTCKDPALSKVNRFCRDSRILDQWVPIINLPDR